One window of Trifolium pratense cultivar HEN17-A07 linkage group LG5, ARS_RC_1.1, whole genome shotgun sequence genomic DNA carries:
- the LOC123884219 gene encoding subtilisin-like protease SBT1.8 — translation MGSVSTFFFFLLLIITLFSQCQSLPFKKTYIVHMKDHDKPTVYPTHHDWYSSTLQSLSISTDSDDIDSDPFLYSYTTAYNGFAASLNEQQAKTLLQNDAVLGIYEDTFYHLHTTRTPQFLGLETETGLWEGHRTQELDQASHDVIIGVLDTGVWPESLSFNDNGLPQIPTRWRGACENAPDFNSSVCNRKLIGARSFSRGFHMASGYGKGDKDKEIVSPRDSDGHGTHTASTAAGSHVGNASFLGYAAGTARGMAPQARVAAYKVCWTDGCFASDILAGMDRAIQDGVDVLSLSLGGGSAPYFHDTIAIGAFAAVERGIFVSCSAGNSGPTKASLANVAPWIMTVGAGTLDRDFPAYATLGNKKRFSGVSLYSGKGMGNKPVSLVYFKGSNSNQSASICLAGSLNPDLVRGKVVICDRGINARVEKGKVVKEAGGIGMILANTVASGEELVADSHLLPAVAVGRIVGDEIREYVSSDSNPTALLSFGGTVLNVRPSPVVAAFSSRGPNMITKEILKPDVIGPGVNILAGWSEAVGPSGLVEDTRKTQFNIMSGTSMSCPHISGLAALLKAAHPTWSPSAIKSALMTTAYIHDNSKSPLRDAADRSFSTPWAHGAGHVNPQKALSPGLVYDASTRDYITFLCSLNYNPEQIQLIVKRRGVNCTRKFSNPGQLNYPSFSIVFSGKRVVRYTRILTNVGEAGSVYNVVADGPSTVGIIVKPSRLVFEKVGERKRYTVTFVSKKGAGAVRNGFGSILWSNAQHQVRSPVAFAWTNL, via the exons ATGGGTTCTGTTTCaaccttcttcttctttttgctTCTCATTATTACTCTCTTTTCACAATGCCAATCCTTACCGTTCAAAAAAACTTACATAGTTCACATGAAAGACCACGATAAGCCTACTGTATACCCAACCCATCACGATTGGTACTCTTCAACTCTCCAATCTCTCTCCATTTCAACCGATTCCGACGACATTGACTCCGATCCATTTCTCTATTCTTACACAACCGCTTATAACGGTTTCGCTGCATCACTTAACGAACAACAAGCCAAAACACTACTCCAAAACGACGCCGTTTTGGGAATTTACGAAGATACCTTTTACCATCTTCACACTACAAGAACACCACAGTTTCTTGGTTTAGAAACTGAAACTGGTTTATGGGAAGGTCATAGAACTCAAGAGTTAGATCAAGCGTCACACGATGTTATCATTGGTGTGCTTGACACTGGAGTGTGGCCTGAATCTTTGAGTTTTAACGATAATGGTTTGCCTCAGATTCCCACGCGCTGGCGTGGCGCGTGTGAGAATGCACCTGATTTTAATTCTTCTGTTTGTAACAGAAAACTCATCGGAGCAAGAAGCTTCTCGAGAGGCTTTCATATGGCTTCTGGTTATGGAAAAGGTGATAAAGATAAAGAGATTGTTTCTCCTCGTGATAGTGACGGACATGGAACTCATACGGCGAGCACCGCCGCGGGATCTCACGTCGGAAATGCAAGTTTTCTCGGTTACGCTGCCGGAACAGCGAGAGGTATGGCTCCTCAAGCGCGTGTTGCTGCTTACAAAGTTTGTTGGACTGACGGTTGTTTTGCTTCGGACATTCTCGCCGGAATGGATCGTGCTATTCAAGACGGTGTCGATgtgctttctctttctctcggCGGTGGATCTGCTCCGTATTTTCACGACACAATCGCGATCGGAGCTTTCGCCGCGGTTGAACGAGGAATCTTCGTTTCATGCTCCGCCGGAAACAGCGGTCCGACTAAAGCTTCACTCGCTAACGTCGCGCCGTGGATTATGACGGTTGGAGCCGGAACTCTAGACCGAGATTTTCCGGCTTATGCGACGTTAGGTAATAAAAAACGGTTTTCGGGAGTTTCACTTTACAGTGGAAAAGGAATGGGAAATAAACCGGTTAGTTTGGTTTATTTCAAAGGTTCAAATTCAAACCAATCCGCAAGTATTTGTTTAGCCGGTTCACTTAACCCGGATTTAGTTCGTGGAAAAGTAGTTATATGCGATAGAGGAATCAACGCGCGCGTGGAGAAAGGTAAAGTTGTAAAAGAAGCCGGAGGAATTGGAATGATACTTGCGAACACCGTCGCGAGTGGGGAAGAGTTAGTAGCGGATAGTCACCTGTTACCGGCTGTGGCGGTAGGGAGAATAGTTGGTGATGAGATCAGAGAGTATGTATCGTCTGATTCTAATCCAACGGCTTTGCTTAGTTTTGGTGGAACTGTTTTGAACGTTAGACCTTCACCTGTTGTAGCAGCGTTTAGTTCAAGAGGACCTAATATGATAACTAAAGAGATTTTGAAACCTGATGTTATTGGGCCTGGTGTTAATATTTTGGCTGGTTGGTCAGAAGCTGTTGGGCCCTCTGGGTTGGTTGAAGATACTCGGAAAACTCAGTTCAATATTATGTCAG GTACTTCAATGTCTTGTCCACACATAAGTGGGTTAGCTGCACTACTGAAAGCAGCTCATCCAACTTGGAGTCCAAGTGCGATTAAATCAGCACTTATGACAACGGCTTATATACACGACAATTCCAAGTCCCCACTTCGCGATGCTGCTGATAGATCCTTTTCAACTCCATGGGCTCATGGTGCTGGCCATGTCAATCCGCAAAAAGCACTTTCTCCTGGCCTTGTTTATGATGCTTCAACAAGAGATTACATTACATTCTTGTGCTCCTTAAACTACAACCCTGAGCAAATCCAACTCATTGTTAAGCGACGTGGTGTCAATTGTACCAGGAAGTTCTCTAATCCTGGTCAATTGAATTACCCGTCTTTCTCAATCGTGTTTTCGGGCAAGAGGGTCGTGAGATACACGCGCATCTTGACAAATGTTGGTGAGGCGGGTTCTGTCTATAATGTGGTGGCTGACGGGCCATCTACGGTGGGGATAATAGTGAAGCCGAGTAGGCTTGTGTTTGAGAAAGTAGGGGAAAGAAAAAGGTACACGGTTACCTTTGTGTCTAAGAAAGGTGCTGGTGCAGTTAGGAATGGATTTGGTAGCATCCTATGGAGCAATGCACAACACCAAGTTAGAAGCCCAGTTGCTTTTGCTTGGACAAATTTGTGA
- the LOC123886109 gene encoding DEK domain-containing chromatin-associated protein 4-like produces MSESSQTTKSARSTRSKAKIESSQIIKDAVPVTTIHPSNLKPVTTAEKKGKMKTAEKKKETIKVSDVISPSVNKYEKGTSTRKRRDYKSRIPLSMSDLVFESNVNTSGKTSETNEGEPQNPKPASEVVKTTTDNPSSVNLGYDAAKKDLNPKSVETEMEDTPTEVETEIADKSPTIAEMVTKKSTHVVTEEVVMPDVETSLNEHEEVETADKDTMKEAAAEKDVETTVTASESSDEETATAQEDTSDDEEDTQSEESNQSIPKDDKEKEAEKAVEAEKEKVETVVDVDTYETTKPTERSTGGITKRLRSCTGKKEVFEDKVIDKLLEIDVVTRKF; encoded by the exons atgtctgaatcatcacaaactacaaagtcTGCTCGTTCTACTCGGTCAAAAGCAAAGATCGAATCGTCTCAGATCATCAAGGACGCCGTTCCTGTTACAACCATACATCCTAGCAATCTCAAGCCTGTAACTACTGCTGAGAAGAAGGGAAAGATGAAAACTGCTGAGAAAAAGAAGGAAACTATCAAAGTAAGTGATGTTATCTCTCCCTCTGTTAATAAATATGAGAAAGGAACCTCTACAAGGAAAAGAAGGGATTATAAGTCTAGGATCCCTctttctatgtctgatttggtgtTTGAGTCCAATGTCAACACATCTGGGAAAACATCTGAAACCAACGAAGGAGAACCTCAGAACCCTAAACCTGCGTCTGAAGTTGTTAAAACAACCACTGATAACCCTAGTTCTGTGAATTTGGGATATGATGCTGCAAAGAAGGATCTTAATCCTAAATCTGTTGAAACTGAAATGGAGGACACCCCTACAGAAGTTGAAACAGAAATTGCtgataaatcaccaacaattgctgagatggtgaCTAAAAAATCAACCCATGTTGTTACTGAAGAGGTTGTCATGCCAGATGTTGAGACATCCTTGAATGAGCATGAAGAGGTTGAAACTGCTGACAAAGATACTATGAAGGAAGCTGCTGctgaaaaagatgttgagacaactgtcaCAGCATCTGAGTCTtctgatgaagaaactgcaaCTGCTCAAGAGGATACCTCTGATGATGAAGAGGATACTCAGTCTGAAGAGAGCAACCAGTCTATACCCAAAGATGACAAGGAGAAGGAAGCTGAGAAGGCTGTGGAAGCTGAGAAGGAGAAAGTAGAAACTGTTGTTGATGTTGACACTTATGAAACCACCAAACCTACTGAAAgatcaactggtggtataactaAAAGGCTGAGGAGCTGTACAGGCAAG AAAGAAGTTTTTGAAGATAAAGTTATTGATAAACTACTTGAGATCGACGTTGTCACAAGAAAGTTTTAA